In Monodelphis domestica isolate mMonDom1 chromosome 4, mMonDom1.pri, whole genome shotgun sequence, one DNA window encodes the following:
- the LOC100030773 gene encoding transcription initiation factor TFIID subunit 11-like, which produces MDELAELYLEKAEESSALDEGPVIGSPEPIPGAAQTPDRSPEETDGEGYGDSQEATAEDPELEDQEASDFIGNGREDSSLLPLAAKKMKIETKERKEKKHKVDEDEIERMQILVSSFSEEQLNRYEMYRRSAFPKATIKRLIQTITGTLVSQNVVIAMSGICKVFVGEVIVEALDVCEKWGELPPLQPKHMREAVRRLKSRGQIPNSKHKKIIFH; this is translated from the coding sequence ATGGACGAGTTGGCTGAGTTGTATCTagagaaggcagaagagagcTCCGCGTTGGACGAAGGACCAGTCATTGGCAGCCCGGAGCCCATCCCGGGAGCTGCCCAAACACCTGACAGGTCCCCCGAGGAAACCGATGGGGAGGGTTACGGAGACTCGCAGGAAGCTACTGCTGAAGACCCAGAGCTCGAGGACCAGGAAGCATCTGATTTTATAGGAAATGGAAGGGAGGACTCATCATTACTTCCTCTTGCAGCCAAGAAGATGAAGATAGAAActaaggagaggaaagagaaaaagcacaaagtagatgaagatgaaattgaaAGGATGCAAATCCtggtttcttccttttctgaagAACAGCTAAACCGTTATGAAATGTACCGTCGATCAGCATTCCCTAAGGCCACCATTAAACGGCTGATCCAGACTATTACTGGCACCTTAGTCTCCCAGAATGTCGTCATTGCCATGTCAGGCATTTGTAAGGTATTCGTTGGAGAAGTAATAGTAGAAGCTTTGGATGTGTGTGAGAAATGGGGAGAGCTGCCACCACTACAGCCCAAGCACATGCGGGAGGCTGTTCGAAGACTGAAGTCAAGAGGGCAAATTCCTAActcaaaacacaaaaaaataatCTTTCACTAG